The Macaca fascicularis isolate 582-1 chromosome 1, T2T-MFA8v1.1 genome includes a window with the following:
- the MPL gene encoding thrombopoietin receptor isoform X2, with product MPGRTQGQLTSCSLDVSLLASDSEPLKCFSRTFEDLTCFWDEEEAAPSGTYQLLYAYPGEKPRACPLSSQSVPRFGTRYVCQFPAQEEVRLFSPLHLWVKNVFLNQTQIQRVLFVDSVGLPAPPSIIKAMGGSQPGELQISWEAPAPEISDFLRYELRYGPKDLKNSTGPTVIQLIATETCCPALQRPHSASALDQSPCAQPTMPWQDGPKQTSPTREASALTAVGGSCLISGLQPGNSYWLQLRSEPDGISLGGSWGSWSLPVTVDLPGDAVAIGLQCFTLDLKNVTCQWQQEDHARSQGFFYHSRARCCPRDRYPIWEDCEEEEKTNPGLQTPQFSRCHFKSRNDSVIHILVEVTTALGAVHSYLGSPFWIHQAEGLKLLPADIPVVRLPTPNLHWREISSGHLELEWQHPSSWAAQETCYQLRYTGEGHQDWKVLEPPLGARGGTLELRPRSRYRLQLRARLNGPTYQGPWSSWSDPARVETATETAWISLVTALLLVLGLSAVLGLLLLRWQFPAHYRRLRHALWPSLPDLHRVLGQYLRDTAALSPPKATVSDTCEEVEPSLLEILPKSSERTPLPLCSSQSQMDYRRLQPSCLGTMPLSVCPPMAESGSCCTTHIANHSYLPLSYWQQP from the exons ATGCCTGGGAGGACCCAGGGCCAACTCACCAGCTGTTCCTTAGATGTCTCCTTGCTGGCCTCGGACTCAGAGCCCCTGAAGTGTTTCTCCCGAACATTTGAGGACCTCACTTGCTTCTGGGATGAGGAAGAGGCAGCACCCAGTGGGACATACCAGCTGCTGTATGCCTACCCGGG GGAGAAGCCCCGTGCCTGCCCCCTGAGTTCTCAGAGCGTGCCCCGCTTTGGAACCCGATACGTGTGCCAGTTTCCAGCCCAGGAAGAAGTGCGTCTCTTCTCTCCGCTGCACCTCTGGGTGAAGAATGTGTTCCTAAACCAGACTCAGATTCAGCGAGTCCTCTTTGTGGACAGTGTAG GCCTGCCGGCTCCCCCCAGTATCATCAAGGCCATGGGTGGGAGCCAGCCAGGGGAACTTCAGATCAGCTGGGAGGCCCCAGCTCCAGAAATCAGTGATTTCCTGAGGTACGAACTCCGCTATGGCCCCAAAGATCTCAAGAACTCCACTGGTCCCACGGTCATACAGTTGATCGCCACAGAAACCTGCTGCCCTGCTCTGCAGAGGCCACACTCAGCCTCTGCTCTGGACCAGTCTCCATGTGCTCAGCCCACAATGCCCTGGCAAGATGGACCAAAGCAGACCTCCCCAACTAGAGAA GCTTCAGCTCTGACAGCAGTGGGTGGAAGCTGCCTCATCTcaggactccagcctggcaactcCTACTGGCTGCAGCTGCGCAGCGAACCTGATGGGATCTCCCTCGGTGGCTCCTGGGGATCCTGGTCCCTCCCTGTGACTGTGGACCTGCCTGGAGATGCAG TGGCAATTGGACTGCAATGCTTTACCTTGGACCTGAAGAATGTTACGTGTCAATGGCAGCAAGAGGACCATGCTAGATCCCAAGGTTTCTTCTACCACAGCAGGGCACGGTGCTGCCCCAGAGACAG GTACCCCATCTGGGAGGACtgtgaagaggaagagaaaacaaatccAGGATTACAGACCCCACAGTTCTCTCGCTGCCACTTCAAGTCACGAAATGACAGCGTTATTCACATCCTTGTGGAGGTGACCACAGCCCTGGGTGCTGTTCACAGTTACCTGGGCTCCCCTTTCTGGATCCACCAGGCTG AAGGACTTAAGCTGCTCCCTGCTGACATCCCTGTAGTGCGCCTCCCCACCCCAAACTTGCACTGGAGGGAGATCTCCAGCGGGCATCTGGAATTGGAGTGGCAGCACCCATCATCCTGGGCAGCCCAAGAGACCTGCTATCAACTCCGATACACAGGAGAAGGCCATCAGGACTGGAAG GTGCTGGAGCCGCCTCTCGGGGCCCGAGGAGGGACCCTGGAGCTGCGCCCGCGATCTCGCTACCGTTTACAGCTGCGCGCCAGGCTCAATGGCCCCACCTACCAAGGTCCCTGGAGCTCGTGGTCGGACCCAGCTAGGGTGGAGACCGCCACCGAGACCG CCTGGATTTCCTTGGTGACCGCTCTGCTGCTAGTGCTGGGCCTCAGCGCCGTCCTGGGCCTGCTGCTGCTGAGGTGGCAGTTTCCTGCACACTACAG gagactgaggcatgccCTGTGGCCCTCACTTCCAGATCTGCACCGAGTCCTAGGCCAGTACCTTAGGGACACTGCAGCCCTGAGTCCG CCCAAGGCCACAGTCTCAGATACCTGTGAAGAAGTGGAACCCAGCCTCCTTGAAATCCTCCCCAAGTCCTCAGAGAGGACTCCTTTGCCCCTGTGTTCCTCCCAGTCCCAGATGGACTACCGAAGATTGCagccttcttgcctggggaccatgCCCCTGTCTGTGTGCCCACCCATGGCTGAGTCAGGGTCCTGCTGTACCACCCACATTGCCAACCATTCCTACCTACCACTAAGCTATTGGCAGCAGCCTTGA
- the MPL gene encoding thrombopoietin receptor isoform X1 has translation MPSWALFMVTSCLLLAPQNLAQVSSQDVSLLASDSEPLKCFSRTFEDLTCFWDEEEAAPSGTYQLLYAYPGEKPRACPLSSQSVPRFGTRYVCQFPAQEEVRLFSPLHLWVKNVFLNQTQIQRVLFVDSVGLPAPPSIIKAMGGSQPGELQISWEAPAPEISDFLRYELRYGPKDLKNSTGPTVIQLIATETCCPALQRPHSASALDQSPCAQPTMPWQDGPKQTSPTREASALTAVGGSCLISGLQPGNSYWLQLRSEPDGISLGGSWGSWSLPVTVDLPGDAVAIGLQCFTLDLKNVTCQWQQEDHARSQGFFYHSRARCCPRDRYPIWEDCEEEEKTNPGLQTPQFSRCHFKSRNDSVIHILVEVTTALGAVHSYLGSPFWIHQAVRLPTPNLHWREISSGHLELEWQHPSSWAAQETCYQLRYTGEGHQDWKVLEPPLGARGGTLELRPRSRYRLQLRARLNGPTYQGPWSSWSDPARVETATETAWISLVTALLLVLGLSAVLGLLLLRWQFPAHYRRLRHALWPSLPDLHRVLGQYLRDTAALSPPKATVSDTCEEVEPSLLEILPKSSERTPLPLCSSQSQMDYRRLQPSCLGTMPLSVCPPMAESGSCCTTHIANHSYLPLSYWQQP, from the exons ATGCCCTCCTGGGCCCTCTTCATGGtcacctcctgcctcctcctggccCCTCAAAACCTGGCCCAAGTCAGCAGCCAAG ATGTCTCCTTGCTGGCCTCGGACTCAGAGCCCCTGAAGTGTTTCTCCCGAACATTTGAGGACCTCACTTGCTTCTGGGATGAGGAAGAGGCAGCACCCAGTGGGACATACCAGCTGCTGTATGCCTACCCGGG GGAGAAGCCCCGTGCCTGCCCCCTGAGTTCTCAGAGCGTGCCCCGCTTTGGAACCCGATACGTGTGCCAGTTTCCAGCCCAGGAAGAAGTGCGTCTCTTCTCTCCGCTGCACCTCTGGGTGAAGAATGTGTTCCTAAACCAGACTCAGATTCAGCGAGTCCTCTTTGTGGACAGTGTAG GCCTGCCGGCTCCCCCCAGTATCATCAAGGCCATGGGTGGGAGCCAGCCAGGGGAACTTCAGATCAGCTGGGAGGCCCCAGCTCCAGAAATCAGTGATTTCCTGAGGTACGAACTCCGCTATGGCCCCAAAGATCTCAAGAACTCCACTGGTCCCACGGTCATACAGTTGATCGCCACAGAAACCTGCTGCCCTGCTCTGCAGAGGCCACACTCAGCCTCTGCTCTGGACCAGTCTCCATGTGCTCAGCCCACAATGCCCTGGCAAGATGGACCAAAGCAGACCTCCCCAACTAGAGAA GCTTCAGCTCTGACAGCAGTGGGTGGAAGCTGCCTCATCTcaggactccagcctggcaactcCTACTGGCTGCAGCTGCGCAGCGAACCTGATGGGATCTCCCTCGGTGGCTCCTGGGGATCCTGGTCCCTCCCTGTGACTGTGGACCTGCCTGGAGATGCAG TGGCAATTGGACTGCAATGCTTTACCTTGGACCTGAAGAATGTTACGTGTCAATGGCAGCAAGAGGACCATGCTAGATCCCAAGGTTTCTTCTACCACAGCAGGGCACGGTGCTGCCCCAGAGACAG GTACCCCATCTGGGAGGACtgtgaagaggaagagaaaacaaatccAGGATTACAGACCCCACAGTTCTCTCGCTGCCACTTCAAGTCACGAAATGACAGCGTTATTCACATCCTTGTGGAGGTGACCACAGCCCTGGGTGCTGTTCACAGTTACCTGGGCTCCCCTTTCTGGATCCACCAGGCTG TGCGCCTCCCCACCCCAAACTTGCACTGGAGGGAGATCTCCAGCGGGCATCTGGAATTGGAGTGGCAGCACCCATCATCCTGGGCAGCCCAAGAGACCTGCTATCAACTCCGATACACAGGAGAAGGCCATCAGGACTGGAAG GTGCTGGAGCCGCCTCTCGGGGCCCGAGGAGGGACCCTGGAGCTGCGCCCGCGATCTCGCTACCGTTTACAGCTGCGCGCCAGGCTCAATGGCCCCACCTACCAAGGTCCCTGGAGCTCGTGGTCGGACCCAGCTAGGGTGGAGACCGCCACCGAGACCG CCTGGATTTCCTTGGTGACCGCTCTGCTGCTAGTGCTGGGCCTCAGCGCCGTCCTGGGCCTGCTGCTGCTGAGGTGGCAGTTTCCTGCACACTACAG gagactgaggcatgccCTGTGGCCCTCACTTCCAGATCTGCACCGAGTCCTAGGCCAGTACCTTAGGGACACTGCAGCCCTGAGTCCG CCCAAGGCCACAGTCTCAGATACCTGTGAAGAAGTGGAACCCAGCCTCCTTGAAATCCTCCCCAAGTCCTCAGAGAGGACTCCTTTGCCCCTGTGTTCCTCCCAGTCCCAGATGGACTACCGAAGATTGCagccttcttgcctggggaccatgCCCCTGTCTGTGTGCCCACCCATGGCTGAGTCAGGGTCCTGCTGTACCACCCACATTGCCAACCATTCCTACCTACCACTAAGCTATTGGCAGCAGCCTTGA